The genomic stretch TTTGTTTTGAAGTTGAttaacctatgcaaggcatcgaaaagtgtggttatcctgcagaatgcaacctTACATTACAATGAATAATGATTGTGACCAACTGTTGTAAGTGTGTGTGCTTCATAACGGTCATGACATATCACTTTAAGTTTCCATATCATCCGAGCAAGTATTGATGAGTTAATGGATGTTTgctgcaataaataaaatatcctgcACTTAGCTTTGAACATTTTTATGTTATCTCTGAAAATACAGCTgttgtcataaaaataaatatgcctttgaaagttgaaatatcTATGATTATTTGAAATTCATATTGTAAAAATAAGCTAACAAACACTATGtgggtaagttcaacagattcaggcttcaattggtggaagttagacatatataaataaataaaagatcgtagcacttttccacaagatgtTTTAATGCAtacaacgtgtttcggctcagtgagccatcatctggtacaagacactgcaaaacatttgaaaatctcctttatacccttgagaaagggggggaagtttggggaggatttgacatctttgaagaagggggtgggaatgggcgtacagagtagagacagtgggaaaagatacaactacgggatgtggagaacccacattggaaggaggactcttgtcataactgtaaaataacgacacgtggggaagaaccatagaaaAACAGGAGGGGGGGTTGAGAATAGTGAAAAAAAAGGGGGGTTAGGCTAAAAAGAGAGGCCGTGTGTCTTTAGAaagggagaggagtaagtagcgacgcaggaaaagaggcgggggtgaagagtccctttgggttagctgagaaggagtgaaagttagcagGGGTActgggaggaaattgccagcaaaagaaaatggtcaaacacaATATGGAGTGAGGTTGGGTGGACGGGAAACACCCTGTGGATGTTGGGGTCAGTTAAGGCATGGGTGAAGAAAGAATATGACCATTTGTTTTTGGGAAGGGTAtcttaaggagaggagagtgggcGAAAAACACTTGTTCATTCATTAGCATATTCATATCACTCTGTACCCTCTGTACAATTTCGAATTCctctaaaacatcaagtcttgtgcccttactttcaaagtgtagaatttcaggttgaaaatgacaacaatgcaaagtctgtagtaagtgtttggcgagaagtgacaTTTCATCCCAATttttcctgcaccttctatgaTCTTTCATTCTGGTACTTACAAGGAgaagtcgccaaagtgatgttcaggatctggatgcggatgttattttctaaaactatataggtaaggtagaaaaagtgtcacggctttcttccacataggcccgggttcgagagataatcgcatgtaaagatttcgcgcagcatcaggtcccttgagtaagcaCTCCCTctcaactacggccgtggcggtgcggtctagggcatTAGTCCTGTTAGCTGTAGTTGGTGTCACGGGTTCGAGACCCAGCGCcgacaatattttttctctcttccaatttttgaaatcactgttacattttaccccaattcgttttaactagttacttcgcgatttttaaaatttaatatcaatttatggatctttaacgaaactccgaattgtgccttaccacgcgaataagaggacgtatataaatacttacgcgtgaatttccgtgtaatgtgctcatcacgtgcaccgatgcacacctctgcctcgcgTAAATTAACCGACTGTACATCCATTCATGAATCGTACCCCGGTTGTTGACGCTTGTACCTccactttcaatgccttttttacgttcctgaagcaccagtattttccagcttaaacgttttttattcaaaatttcatttccaccagGCATTCCCTCCATTATTTTTCTAACCGCCCACGCACTGTCTTTCCAACGAATCTCGATGTTTACAACAAaatgtccttccactcaccataCGTCCCTTATGGCCTGCCTTCTAGCGTCCTTCAAAGACTTCCGTCCAACAACCCTGCGTCCACAactgaccctcgataatccctgaatgaggcgcCGAGGCCCAATTGTGTGAAAGCGGGTGCGAAAGGTAAACAAAGAAGGCCTCGGAAACGGCTTGGGTAGGCTGCTGGAAAGAAGGATCATTGTGCTGGATGGATGGAAGAGAAAACTagctagggtcagtaactgaatgtgaggataggcaatggtgtttatttgttgataagaaagacttgagattacgaatatacgaagaggctgtgggatcaatggctagggcgaggatgattaaattccccggaaatttgcgtgtaagtaattatatacgtcctATAATTCgcatggtaaggcacaattcggagtttcgtttaaaatccataaattgatattaaacttaaaaaatcgcgaagtaactaattaaaacgaattggggtaaaatgtaacagtgatttcaaaaattggaagagagaaaaaatattgtcgGCGCTGGGTCTCGAACCCGTGACACCAACTACAGCTAACAGGACTAatgccctagaccgcaccgctaCGGCCGTAGTTGAGAGGGAGtgcttactcaagggacctgatgctgcgcgaaatctttacatgcgattatctctcgaacccgggcctatgtggaagaaagccgtgacactttttctaccttacctatatagttttagaaaataacatccgcatccagatcctgaacatcactttggcgacttcTCCTTGTTAGTGgaacttctgcctgtttggccgatgtagcacATGTTgtatgattcacaattaactttgtaaatgccatATTGATGGATGgattctattttgtctttgttacaaCGCAAAACTTTACCGAGAGTGTAggggttgtagaaagaaacattgaatttatttttggggaatttgtgagcaagcctatttgaaagaGCTCAtacaaacaatagccggcaccattttttTAGATCTCTCTGTGATGGGGGGAAGGGAGCTAAGCTGTGAAAtggctcgcgttttcaactttctctgaagcaTTTTGGTAATAATGATTACACTACAGCCAtttgaaactgcaatttatttaattttggaaagttcacaattgaaattcaCTGCATTTAATGGTAGATTAACCAATCTATGTAACATGGaatgaaatgaggataatttttgggagGTTAGATGGCATGAGTCACTTGGAATGATTGTATTACTATAGCAGGATTTTCTATacacaccaaattcatgtttgacaccaactatggatatggagagatcaagaAAGTTTATTCGCTTATTGGATTCTATTTCCACTGTGAAATTAATATTAGGACAATgggtatttaaaagattcagaaagttatctaattgtctgacactTCCGGTCAAACAGCGGATGATGTCGTCAACATAACGGTACCagtaaaaaatattggataaaagggGGTTCCCGGAATCAAATAATTGGCTTTCTTaattgtccataaatatttcagctaacACATGTGAAAGGGGGGAACCCATGGCAAGGCCAtctttgttgataaaaattcttattatacaaaaaataattttggttcacaCATAGTTCCATGAGATGGTGAAGTTCACTAGACACTATGTATTGTCGATGTTGCAGTCTTTCAGCAAGTCTCTCGTAAGTAACAAGGttttttgtacaggtacagaagtaaatagattttttacatcaaatgaaactagcttggctTTTGGAGGCAAcgtgaggtgttgaagtttctatGACAAAATGATGGAGTTCTTAAtgctatattttggagaaaaagcagataatagggtagtttccttcatcaaagaaaacgaaaggcattgattgcgatttgttacccaccattagtgtattcataatacacaaattatttggtttttgaaataccggtttagaggaatggcaagggtcaaattttatcctcatttaaaaaaggccagattgacgcccatgcgattccactccgcatgacgtcacagggacctagtttctacacgagaggataggagttatacatcgtctgaggttaccaatgcatgcaagaggcacagagttcagggaaacatgtcttaataatcacctattaaaactggctaagttcggaaagttttcttcgtttgataaggtattaataaaccttttttaagccaagcgctaccatccagcaaggtactcagctatccgctagcatcctgcgacgtatcagcgctcagcctcgcctcaaggtcacctcaccgggcgggaggggtaaccagaaatacgacgtacggagatatttcccggcattcatacttaagcgtcgcgttttcgcgcccttgaaaattttcacttttcatttaatcgcgaaaaatagatgttatcatttaaaaatctaaaagcgtgaaatacgtactccaggagtaataatctttcgattaaagcaataaaaaaataataggaaaccaccctattgcccaaaaatgatatttagtttGGAGGCTAGCTTATAGGACGGTGAGCCTATGCACGACACTACTGGGCGAACAGGCGTTCCATCTTAATGAATCTGAGGAAGGCCATAAAATCTTGGAGGTAGAGTATTCATCTGAAGTAACTTCCTTTTCTCACTGTCACGGAATAAACtagagcaggaagataaagctgttttaacaattttttggaatctatctgtTGGATCAtgggggagaatcacgaatgaggtatcctccaacaaaTTGTCACATTTGGTGTAGTATGAGGCCTTGTCAAGTATTATCACACTCGTCCCTTTGTCCGCTTTGGAGATAATAAGATCTTCCTTTGTTAACTTCTCTTTGATCGATTGTAGCACTTGGTTGTGGTTAGCCATCATACAATGAGATGACTTTGGAATGGCAAGGGCAGAACTAATAATGTCTGCACAATTCTGTTTGGCGACTACATTTTGGTGCCGGAGGGCTACTTCACAGTCCAATAGCTACGATTTAAAGGGGCGATGGCTCGGAGAATGAGTAGGGGCAAATTTGAGGCCTTTTTGAAGAAGTTCCATTGCAGAATTGGTAAAGGAAGAATCTGATAGATTGACCACTCTGGGATGAAATTTGTTATCACTGTGCGGTACACACTCGGAGAAATTAGCTGCATTGTTTGTTTCACACCGTGAATAATCCAGTTTTTTGTTTTTGACGGAACTTTTCTTGGGAGAGACATCACTTACCACAGATTTTACGTGATTTTAAAGATGTTGCCAATGAATGATGTGCAGGGTCGCTGAAAGTTGTAAATGAAGTCGGTAGAGGGATACCTAGTGGGATACCTAGATGCCTACTTCAACCACCTCTACTGACTTTCATTTCATgaaaacaattgagaatgatGTGAAAAGTCACATCACAGTTTTTATAATTCTTTAATTCCTCTTCTTCCTTTAATTCCTCTTTAATTCAGTCATGAAAGAAAGATCCTCCACTAATTCGTTGGAATCAGTGAAGGATCTTTCTTTCATGATGGAAAGGTTCTATCACCCCTCAACATCTAGTTATGCATGTAAACTTCCTGTTGTAATAAACATATGAATCACAAGAGGAAATGCTCGTAATTATCATTGATTTTGAATTACCTCTATGTGAAGTGTATGTGCGTACCTCACTTGTTTCTAATTCTTGGTTATAATCGTGAATTTTCACAGTGACCTGGTCAACATAAACTATTTGTGGAAATCATTGTTGTTATTAGCATGAGATGTTCTCTTTCATCTCTCATCTTTGAAACTTTTCTGATACTTGGAGGCATAAAAAACATAGTAAAACCTCTAATTCATGGTTTAAGTTCAATAATTATTGAGTTTAGTTTCATGTGTACCTTTTCATTTGCAGGACCCCAAGCTTCTGCCcgtctggaataaagccataggTAGAACAGACCGTCGTTTAAGCGAAACGGATGTTGTGTGTGAACTACATTTTAAGGAAGAGGACATTATCAGGTATTGGGAAACAAGTCTTCCTGGGGGTGTAGTACATAGAATAAAGAGAGATAGATGCACACTGAAGAAGGATGCtgttccctcaatttttcctccACTGGGTACATATAAAGCCATGAAAAAGAGAGGTCGTTGGACTGAAAAACCATTAGCATCGCCTAACCCTCAGGAATGTGCCGTCAGTGATGTGGAAGATAATTGTGCAGAGGATTGTGTTCCTGAAGAACCATTTGCATCTGCTAACCATGAGGAATGTGCAATCAGTGATGTAGAGGATCATGCAGCAAGCATGGTGGAGTCTGAGCTCTTGGACTTTCAAGTGCTCATGAAAGAAGCCCTTAATGTTGCACTCCCATCAGACATGTGGACCGTTGGTGTTCTAAAGGGGAATCAAGTGATATTTGCCAATTGGAGTGATGGTGAAACCGTTGAAGCAAAGAAAAGGGTTTTGATAGATGATAAATTGCAAGTTAAGGTCAGTCGTTGATCATGTAAGTGTTTTTTACTTTACTTCTAATTAGGGAGATTAATTCAGTATTTATTCCCAACAGATATATTTTGGGAACGTTAATGCCATATTGAACAACATGAAGGAAGTTCACAGCCTTGCAGAAGTTGGAGCTTTTCTGATTGTGATTGACCAGTTAAATATTTGTCAAAGTTCCAGGTAGGGCTCACTTATATTCACTTGGGTTATATGTTATGTGCATGGCATTTAGGTAATTAGTGTCCattgttctttcatttttagATCCCACAAGTGTTTGGGATATACCGTTCCTAAAGACTTTGCTAAGAAAGAAACTTCAGCAGAACAATGTCACAATTGCCAAAAAGCAGAGAAAGATTCACTTACACTAGACAATGAAGAGGAAATAGTCAACAGAGTTGGAttgcagaagaaaatatttagaaaaccCAAGTCCAGTCAACTGTCTGGCCATTTGCACAAGAAGGTAAAGGTACAAAGTATTAGTGTGatcttttaatttaattcctgTTATTATGAGGCAGAAGATATAATTAGTGCAAGCAAGATTTAACAGATTTTTAATAGATAACTAATAAAATACAGCTAATTTTTTAGATAGCTTGGCGATTTTTATCCTGTGGTAAAAGTATTGTTGGATGTTTTGAAGTACCTGCTATATGTGCTTATCGATAAAGTAAAATATCCCAATTTATAATTTCGTCACAGTGGTAGAACCCCTACGTAACGAACCTCCATGtaacaaaattttacaaaaatctaCTTTTTCTGAAGTCGTAGTAGCAGTACTAGGCCCATCTCATGAGCAATAAATGGAGAAAAACCACCCATAACAAGCTTCTGTAATTTTGAAACTGAAAGTCATGAAGTCCCAACATGAGATCTAGTCAGGAAGATGACCTCTCTCTAGCAAAATCTTacaattagattttattttactgttagtTTTTCATGCAAAATCCACATTATTCTTTCTTTATTGTAATATATGCCTTCATTTTTGCTCATCTGATTGGCTTTGTTACAAGCTGTGAAGTTCATGAGCTGCAGTAGTGCCAGTAGTACTATGATACTTTCTCATTCAACATCTTTCAGCCAATTGTAGATATTAGATCTGCAAAAATGTGCTAACAATGTAATATGAGGCatttattcattctttaaaacAGTAAAATTCATAATTCAAGGGTAAATTGCATTTGTGCAGAGTTAAAGTCAATGGCAGTGTTGCTTGTTAGAATGCCATATAATTTGCAGATGATCTTGCTAATGGTTGGTTTCTGTCTCATTTTGAGAAGAAGAGAAAGGTATTGCCAGAAAAAGGAGTCTCTCCTGAAGGGAAGCAATGTTCAGAGGGAGCAACCGAGAAGAGTTTGTGTGACGATTCGTGTGCTGTGGACTTAAGTGAAATGGAATCGGGGGAGGAGGTTGAGATTGAAGAGTGGGCTCCACCTCCTGAGTGGCGCTCCTTAGCCACACCCCTGCGCCTCCTCAGTCCCCCTCCTGAGGACGTTGTCAGGTGTGTATGTGTGCTTGGTTGAGACAgtgaaacctctttacatcgtaatcgAGGGGGACCAAAagttgggcaatttgatgtatggaggttcactatagagaggttttagtgatacgcaccattttttcatattctgtggaaatgaaaggcactaatCTCTtataaaccattatatttatgcatttaaataaatatgcatgcattagtgaacaaatatttattatttaatgataacagaaagcgagcgctatcacgTGGTTTTTACCATGATTAGAgggaaaacgatgtgatctctcttaattcaacagtcacttaaaatgattaggatagttggataccaattttcttatttactgttaggtatgctctcatatggaacaaaatggccataactaatggttaacgtgaaaattacaacatcaAAAAGGTGCTTAGGAAAAAAAAGGGTGaagcatttattgctgaaaatgtcattccatgtacgtattcgcagctgcattaatggccTCTGGTTGTCTCAGTACGagttgcggaggtagttaggctgtctctaaggatatctccttggtatgataagtggaggttttacgaaaTAAAGAgcttcactatatagaggtttgcctataaatttacatgtaaatctgacgggaccgtaggagtggtatgaagtatggaggtttatgatgtaaagaggttcactacatagaggttttactataTTCACTTGGAAATCAATTCTATTTCCTACTAATGGTTGCAAAATCTGCCTCCCTAGTTGAAAAGCTGTTTGCAAACTATTTTGATGTTGACAATAATTTCATTGTGCACTCAGCATCAAGTTATGCTCATTTTTTTAGTTGCTGAATGTATGATAAGAAAAGTAATCTGTAAGCGGCATAATGGAATGAGGTGTTAGAATTCTCATTACATAAATTGTAGCTAAAGGCTTTAagaatacaggcatcccccaatttacgtaagtcgagcaTTTGTGTCTGTGCTTCAGATTTCGATCGGTGCgatgaaattctcagcggagaaattcgcggtaaattctcggtgaagtttcattcaattcactgcaataTTCGTGATCtcttccgcgtattcttacgttattacatacaaaatcaataaacattaatatagtctgagagttgtatctcgagcattgccaatcaaaatgcgtaggTAATATTATTCCCTGAGTTGACCGATCGCATGGactcgggaaagtacggtatctcaacgctacattactaaactgaatatttaaattgattcattatgttatattgCGACCTAAGGGCCCATTGAATGCATTGCTAATTAAAAGTGGCGACGCTAAattgcacgaagctaattaaaagtgagcttttatccagccaactcagtcattaacgtgcaacaaagttccTGGGGAAAAGCTTTACATGTAGGGTTCTtgataaaatctttgcaaaatacaacaccGCCAGACCAGATCAGAATaaccgccagaaacatgtaaacaagtacgcaattaatatcgtgcgtcaactttttcttcacttttccgcggcgttcattgctaacactcaaaatttcaatgctgttGCGTGGGTACTAATCAATTCTTTTCCGCAGTAAAGATTTCTGctcgaacttcattttcttttaattccacagttGGAAACGGAGTTCgagtgtgcatgctgtataaaaGCTTATGGCATCGTAGCAAGGggtgagcgcaaccacttccacCGCTAgaatgcaaattttcacgtttGCGTGATTGCTTACTTGGGATTTATAAGATATTTTTCTacggaaattaatgaaaattccttcgaggaatgacaaaaatgggtctgTTATGGTTATGTTTAGCAAAAATGGTTatgtttagcacgtaaaaaacttgataactattcgatattttttctaccattggTTATACGAgtgaatatctacttcttcgcactcgcattcgaaaattaacgtaatcacttAAAATatggttatcacttacgtaagtacggatttacgtaagtcgaggcatacgtaactcgggggatgcctgtagtcATGTGAAGTTTCATGCACTCGTCAATATTTTAATAGCTATTGATTATTCggtataaacttttttttttcaacttctgaTTTTATTCACTCcacaaaaatgccattttttactGTCTTACTGCTCCTGTGTTCATCTTTATGAATTCACCAATGGTATGATCTTTACAAAATTCATCCGTACCGTACCGTAAACCTGGTATCGTAAACCAGGTACCGTAAACCAGGACAATTTTGCACTTTGTTTACTTTTTCAACTGCTTTCTTGTAAGTTAAGGTATGATAATGCTTTAAAACGTCGAATCGAACGAATAATAGTATTCATCTTATCTGTTTTAATTCCCTGtttctggagaacaaatgctaggtgagtgacttactgGACCCAATCAAGATGTTTAGATAGTCttcggcaattggatgacatgcacaagattcaaaaaagaattagaagaaatgcgtcgcatttttaacatatttaagttttttatgctcaaattgattgaaacaaGTTTTTTTAGTTGCAACAAAACTATACCAATATTCAGCACTATCTAAACAGCACAGTTTTCAAAGAAACAGGTGTGGCATCAGTACCGACAAGTAGATATGGCCTGGAAATGCCAACTGTACATTTACACCACATAAGTTGCCTggcttcactttgaaggcaacggCGTCACAAAATAGCAATACATATCTGACATGTTCGCCCTTGACTCCCTCAGTGCTTGAAAGACAGGGGGAgcctgctccttcccctccatctatCCTAGATGCGCTTCTGCTGCCTACCCCTTCCTATCGCTCAGTGGTCGTCTCATTCTGTTCCCAAAACTTGTTGCACATGATGctaatgttgttctaaacattgttgATTGTGTTGCAGGTTGTgaagttgcaatttaatttaatcatataccgataaaaatatctttcattgtgtagaaacatttttattgacaaaatcAGAACCACGTACGTGCACTGTGACGTGACACTATtgcgaggaagtgcaaaatccacctcactgcaactgaagcatttgcgagTGAAAaacaagtcagtatgcgatgagaaagtggcAAAGTTTGGGGGAAACTCATGTGAGGAATATTAAATTTCACTCCATGGTTTAACCAatgattgaaacctattttcatttccaaacgcaagcgtaATGGTTTAGATCTTGAGCGTGTaaagattttattgtttttaaaaaattatttgaaagcttataaaaatgaattttaatcagtaaaaatattaaaatgtgtatgtaaatctaaaaagcattcatttgaTTGCATGTATctagaagaaacttgaataatacCTTCAttttatagcaggaatttgaaaatgtatttggatctgaaaatatctgAAGATCCAGCTCTGAAAATCAAGGGTCTGATCCTGgtctgaaaaaaattctggatctctCCATCCCTACTTATGAATCATAACATTAAAGCAAGTTTTCTGTAGATGCCTATTTAATCTTCGGTGTAATAATTTTTGGCTGAGATTCATATTGGCTTTCAACttgttcctttttttaaaattgatctGACTGATATCtccttttttaaatgttgagATGCATGGAATGATTCACTATTTTCAACAGGCCTGCTTTCTCTCCATCGGAGACAATTGAGAAAAGAATGGGGGAAGGTACCTCATCATTGGATATTGAAGCACTTGTGAGGGATGTTCATCGCATatcactaccaagtaattcatgGACCCTGGGTGTTTTGAGGAACAAACGTTTAGTATTTGCCAGCTGGAAAGTGGGCAAAGTGTTGGAGGCTGAGAAAAGATTAGTTGTGGATGAGAACTTGAGTGTTAAGGTGGGTATTATTCAAAAGGTTTATTTTCCTTTGATTTGTTCTGGTATCTTTCGTATATTGGCTGAGACTTTGAATCACGTTCAGTGGAAGattaatattaatgtaaatgctCTTTGATGACTCTTCCAAATTAAATGTGACTACAGTGGACTTtggatcttaaaaaaatattataattaatttgcaTGTTTATAGGCTAGTATGACCTTTTAAAAGTATCTTAAAtctaaaacatttaatttgtaGGAGTACAGGTCTATATAAGTGTTATTTTGAAGGCAATACTCATTGATTGTTTTATAGCTTGCTGATGTTATACTATAGTTGGTGTTCACTTTTAGGTTATTTTTGACAACATGATACTGGCCCTTGATGAGATCAGAAATGTCACCAAATTTGAAGATATCGGTCGCTATCTGTATATTATTGATAAGATGAGCATATGTAAAGGAATTGGAACTGGCAGGAGGTAAGATGAAATTGTGTACCGTTACTCGTAAAGCATGGTATTGTGTATTTCAAGAGAACTGCAATAATGACTACAATTGACCATGGTGAGTAAAGTAATAGAAGACATTGATATTCAAGGGTTATTCTAGTACAGTACACTCcggattatccgggctaatgatggggagagatggcatgAATAATTAGAAAACATGGATAActcaaactttcacttaaatgtcttgcaatgctcataatttacctaaaacatacaatatattattaattatgcagttattctgttataaGAGTGCTTACCTTAGAGAGCTTAGAGCTTTCTTCTC from Ischnura elegans chromosome 7, ioIscEleg1.1, whole genome shotgun sequence encodes the following:
- the LOC124162800 gene encoding uncharacterized protein LOC124162800 isoform X8; its protein translation is MFGNTGGPTRGGGGGANICIRHWNGSNRSGVPLQEDPKLLPVWNKAIGRTDRRLSETDVVCELHFKEEDIIRYWETSLPGGVVHRIKRDRCTLKKDAVPSIFPPLGTYKAMKKRGRWTEKPLASPNPQECAVSDVEDNCAEDCVPEEPFASANHEECAISDVEDHAASMVESELLDFQVLMKEALNVALPSDMWTVGVLKGNQVIFANWSDGETVEAKKRVLIDDKLQVKIYFGNVNAILNNMKEVHSLAEVGAFLIVIDQLNICQSSRSHKCLGYTVPKDFAKKETSAEQCHNCQKAEKDSLTLDNEEEIVNRVGLQKKIFRKPKSSQLSGHLHKKVKKRKVLPEKGVSPEGKQCSEGATEKSLCDDSCAVDLSEMESGEEVEIEEWAPPPEWRSLATPLRLLSPPPEDVVRPAFSPSETIEKRMGEGTSSLDIEALVRDVHRISLPSNSWTLGVLRNKRLVFASWKVGKVLEAEKRLVVDENLSVKVIFDNMILALDEIRNVTKFEDIGRYLYIIDKMSICKGIGTGRRSASCPGYFIPGQVRGVGSCLLRCAYCQGASEELMRIRRMKLGRGHVRAEAQGKVWKNLKMLSDLYPEMKKGAKTLAL